Proteins co-encoded in one Juglans regia cultivar Chandler chromosome 16, Walnut 2.0, whole genome shotgun sequence genomic window:
- the LOC109003803 gene encoding E3 ubiquitin-protein ligase RNF149-like has protein sequence MMSFLQLATLISVLFCLLVSKVSSLSAMSINYIYSIATNLKWAFNFLLYHAFSKSYAFDHVVPEFGHDDHEELIIERYQHKPAGSRTDHAEVQCAVCLCKMEDGDEFRALRCEHLFHRVCLDRWIGRHKVNNNQTCPLCRGFLAPARMITELGVEVLSFKFYTFRSDARETWWLR, from the coding sequence ATGATGAGCTTTCTGCAGCTAGCTACTCTGATCTCAGTACTCTTTTGCCTTCTTGTTTCCAAGGTCAGTTCCTTGTCAGCCATGTCGATTAATTACATATATTCGATTGCTACCAATTTGAAATGGGCATTCAACTTCTTGCTTTACCATGCTTTCTCCAAGTCCTACGCCTTTGACCACGTGGTTCCAGAATTtggtcatgatgatcatgaagaaCTTATCATAGAACGATACCAGCACAAGCCAGCTGGTAGTAGAACTGATCATGCAGAAGTGCAATGTGCTGTGTGTCTGTGTAAGATGGAAGATGGAGACGAGTTTAGAGCGCTGAGATGTGAGCATCTGTTTCATAGAGTTTGCTTAGACAGATGGATTGGACGACACAAGGTTAATAATAATCAAACCTGCCCCTTATGCCGAGGTTTCTTAGCTCCGGCGAGAATGATTACAGAGCTGGGAGTGGAAGTTCTGTCGTTTAAATTTTACACGTTCAGATCCGATGCCCGCGAGACATGGTGGCTTCGGTAA